The Neovison vison isolate M4711 chromosome 13, ASM_NN_V1, whole genome shotgun sequence genome includes a region encoding these proteins:
- the LOC122894630 gene encoding olfactory receptor 11H12-like, which produces MNVSESYSSFASVREFILLGFSCEWKIQILLFSLFTTTYVLTVTGNGAIVCALWCECRLHVPMYIFLGNFSFLEIWYVSSTVPKMLVNFLSYKKTISFTGCFLQFYFFFSLGTSECFLLAVMALDRYLAICHPLHYPNVMTGHFCTKLVIICWVCGFLWFLIPIVFISQMPFCGPNIIDHVVCDPGPLFALACTSAPTIQQLCYTLSSLIIFGNFLFILGSYTLVLLAVLRMPSATGRHKAFSTCGSHLAVVSLFYGSLMIMYVSPGLGHSAGIQKVATLFYAMVTPFFNPLIYSLRNKEIKAALRKVLGHFSINQTILDNPPIIR; this is translated from the coding sequence ATGAATGTTTCTGAGTCATACTCCAGCTTTGCTTCTGTAAGAGAATTTATACTCCTAGGTTTTTCTTGTGAGTGGAAGATTCAGATCCTCCTCTTCTCACTCTTCACTACAACATATGTCTTAACTGTAACAGGGAATGGGGCCATTGTTTGTGCTTTGTGGTGCGAATGCCGACTCCATGTCCCCATGTACATTTTCCTGGGAAATTTCTCCTTTCTAGAGATTTGGTATGTCTCTTCTACAGTTCCCAAGATGTTGGTCAATTTCCTCTCATATAAAAAGACTATCTCCTTTACTGGATGTTTcctccaattttatttctttttctctttgggaaCATCTGAATGTTTCCTCTTGGCTGTCATGGCCCTTGATCGGTACCTTGCTATCTGCCATCCCTTGCACTACCCTAATGTCATGACTGGACACTTCTGTACCAAACTGGTCATTATCTGTTGGGTTTGTGGATTTCTGTGGTTCCTGATCCCCATTGTATTCATCTCTCAGATGCCCTTCTGTGGTCCAAACATTATTGACCATGTTGTATGTGACCCAGGGCCACTGTTTGCATTGGCATGTACCTCTGCTCCAACAATCCAACAGCTTTGCTATACTTTAAGCTCATTAATTATCTTTGGTAACTTCCTTTTTATCCTTGGGTCCTATACACTTGTCCTATTAGCTGTGTTGCGTATGCCTTCAGCCACTGGGAGACACAAGGCCTTCTCAACCTGTGGGTCTCATTTGGCTGTGGTATCACTATTCTATGGCTCTCTGATGATCATGTATGTGAGCCCAGGACTTGGGCATTCTGCTGGTATACAGAAAGTTGCAACTTTGTTCTATGCTATGGTAACTCCATTCTTCAACCCCCTCATCTATAGCCTTCGGAATAAGGAGATAAAAGCAGCCCTGAGGAAAGTTCTGGGGCATTTCAGTATCAACCAAACTATACTGGATAATCCCCCCATTATCAGGTAA
- the LOC122894631 gene encoding LOW QUALITY PROTEIN: vacuolar protein sorting-associated protein 29-like (The sequence of the model RefSeq protein was modified relative to this genomic sequence to represent the inferred CDS: inserted 2 bases in 2 codons), whose amino-acid sequence VPGKIQHILCTGKLCTKERCDCLKTLTSDVHIVTGVFHENLNYTEQKVVTAGQFKFGLIHRQQVIAXGDMTSLALLXRQFDEDILNSRYTYKFEAFEHEKNFYINPGSGTEAFNFLATNITPSFVSMDIQWIQWIVLYMYQLIGDDVKVKGIEYKNILKAGLSCWVFFFIPLFKSSN is encoded by the exons gtACCTGGAAAGATTCAGCACATTCTCTGTACTGGAAAACTTTGCACCAAAGAGAGGTGTGACTGTCTCAAGACTCTGACCAGTGATGTTCATATAGTAACAGGAGTCTTTCATGAGAATCTGAATTATACAGAACAAAAAGTTGTGACTGCTGGGCAATTCAAATTTGGTTTGATCCATAGGCAACAAGTTATTG TAGGAGACATGACCAGCTTAGCCCTGT TAAGGCAGTTTGATGAGGACATTCTTAACTCAAGATACACATACAAATTTGAAGCATTTgagcatgaaaaaaatttttacattaaCCCAGGTTCCGGCACTGAAGCATTTAATTTCTTAGCAACAAACATTACTCCTTCATTTGTATCAATGGATATTCAATGGATTCAATGGATTGTCCTTTACATGTATCAGCTAATTGGAGATGATGTAAAAGTAAAAGGAATTGAATACAAAAACATCTtaaaggcaggcctgtcctgctgggtttttttttttattcccctgTTCAAATCAAGTAATTAA